The nucleotide sequence TATGTATGGTATGGCCTACGAAAGGCGTGTTTTATTGAAACCAAATTCATATCCgtatgatgatgaaaaattaaGTAACGATGAAAATGTgattcataaaatattcGTATATACAAGTGAAAAACTTAAGGAATTATACCAGaatgaaaatgaaataaataaaatgaattcagctaatattgataaaaaaaaaaaaagaaatttgag is from Plasmodium reichenowi strain SY57 chromosome 5, whole genome shotgun sequence and encodes:
- a CDS encoding putative exported protein (Plasmodium exported protein, unknown function), giving the protein MNINISFINIFNFLIFIIYLHHYNKISSKIFCNDVKYLNQIKISNGSYRSLSDMYGMAYERRVLLKPNSYPYDDEKLSNDENVIHKIFVYTSEKLKELYQNENEINKMNSANIDKKKKRNLR